A stretch of the Lineus longissimus chromosome 12, tnLinLong1.2, whole genome shotgun sequence genome encodes the following:
- the LOC135496753 gene encoding cationic amino acid transporter 4-like: protein MTSKSGEHTKCSAFCEALWHKVTRTKTLGSDLMTTPLKRCLTTLEVTFFGIGQMAGAGIYVLTGAVAKQKGGPATPLCYLIAGLVSFLSALCYAEFGARVPKAGSSYTYAYVTVGELLAFIIGWNILLEHCITTAATARAWSGSMDTLLNGAMSNGTMDAVGRINVPGFAKYPDFVATGLIILLAVLVILGAKESVTFSVVIAILNIAISVIIIGAGMSRANIANWENKDHGGFLPFGTGGLLGGAAMSVYAYTGYDAICIAGEETKNPAKSMPIANGVAMSSVMVLYILLASTLTLMIPYYQVDPDAAFTVAFKALGMPWAEILVTVGALVAITGTCLGNMFSTSRSAYAMARDGILFEIVSYVHPKTKTPIVAIIAFAVIAGTLAMVLDVGHLAEFVSIGTLVAVSVVSACVIVLRYQTLEQCQFELKVKAKPHEPGDESQQLVDEEAKFKNLGELKPRFRNVPILRDLKPGKGPVIATGVMMAFMAAFALASSFAVRNAAHVAWWSYIIMILSGVGLASSFAVICMHKQNHYFQTFQMPLVPFLPSLSMLLNIGLLMQMSWLAWVRFLIWMLIGFLIYFGYGIRHSKENISSDDQPMGPTSMEGSYQAVESSGDGTPSRPDAETKDEGSTEEKHNGNAKKTE from the exons ATGACGTCTAAATCAGGGGAACACACGAAATGTAGTGCCTTCTGCGAGGCCCTCTGGCACAAGGTTACTCGAACCAAAACTCTCGGGTCGGACCTCATGACAACACCCCTGAAACGATGCCTCACCACGCTGGAGGTGACATTCTTCGGAATAGGGCAGATGGCGGGAGCTGGGATATACGTCTTGACTGGTGCGGTAGCGAAACAAAAGGGCGGCCCTGCGACACCTCTCTGCTACCTCATAGCAGGTTTGGTGTCCTTTTTGTCGGCGCTGTGCTACGCGGAATTCGGCGCAAGGGTACCTAAAGCAGGATCGTCCTACACGTACGCTTACGTCACTGTCGGCGAACTTTTAGCATTCATCATTGGTTGGAATATTCTTCTCGAACATTGCATCACTACCGCTGCAACTGCGCGTGCGTGGAGTGGTTCCATGGACACCTTATTAAATGGTGCCATGAGTAATGGCACCATGGACGCGGTCGGGAGAATAAATGTTCCAGGGTTTGCAAAATATCCCGATTTCGTTGCGACGGGGTTGATCATTCTGTTGGCAGTTCTAGTCATCTTGGGAGCCAAGGAATCGGTGACCTTCAGTGTGGTGATCGCCATTTTGAATATTGCTATCAGCGTAATCATCATAGGAGCGGGTATGTCCCGGGCTAACATTGCTAACTGGGAAAACAAGGACCATGGCGGCTTCCTGCCCTTTGGAACCGGTGGCCTTCTAGGGGGCGCGGCGATGTCAGTTTATGCTTACACCGGATATGACGCAATATGCATCGCAGGCGAGGAGACAAAAAATCCTGCAAAATCTATGCCGATTGCAAATGGCGTCGCGATGTCTTCAGTAATGGTGTTGTACATTTTGCTCGCGTCGACTCTGACTCTCATGATACCATATTATCAAGTTGACCCTGACGCGGCTTTCACAGTCGCCTTCAAGGCTCTGGGAATGCCATGGGCGGAGATTCTGGTGACTGTTGGTGCCCTGGTCGCTATTACCGGGACCTGCCTCGGAAACATGTTCTCAACCTCCCGCTCCGCCTACGCGATGGCCAGAGACGGAATCCTCTTTGAGATAGTTTCATACGTCCACCCGAAGACCAAGACACCAATCGTTGCAATAATCGCCTTTGCTGTGATCGCAGGGACTTTAGCTATGGTCTTGGACGTTGGCCACTTGGCAGAGTTCGTCTCAATCGGGACCCTTGTGGCGGTGTCTGTGGTTTCCGCGTGTGTGATCGTACTACGCTACCAGACTCTCGAACAGTGCCAATTCGAATTGAAAGTGAAAGCAAAGCCACATGAACCAGGAGACGAAAGTCAACAGCTTGTTGACGAGGAAGCAAAGTTTAAGAACTTAGGAGAGCTGAAACCACGCTTTCGGAATGTTCCGATTCTGCGTGACTTGAAGCCAGGCAAAGGGCCGGTCATTGCCACGGGTGTTATGATGGCCTTCATGGCGGCGTTCGCTCTGGCCTCCTCCTTCGCGGTGAGGAATGCCGCTCATGTTGCCTGGTGGTCATACATCATCATGATACTCAGCGGCGTGGGACTTGCTAGTAGCTTTGCCGTGATCTGCATGCATAAACAGAACCATTACTTCCAGACATTTCAG ATGCCCCTGGTACCCTTTCTGCCATCCCTGAGTATGTTACTGAACATCGGCCTGCTGATGCAGATGTCATGGCTAGCGTGGGTTAGATTCCTCATCTGGATGCTTATTG GATTCCTCATATATTTCGGTTATGGTATCCGACATAGCAAGGAGAACATTAGCTCGGACGATCAGCCAATGGGGCCGACCAGCATGGAGGGGTCGTACCAAGCCGTGGAATCATCTGGTGATGGCACCCCCTCCCGGCCAGATGCGGAAACTAAAGATGAAGGATCAACTGAAGAAAAGCATAATGGAAATGCGAAGAAGACAGAATAA